In one window of Carassius auratus strain Wakin chromosome 28, ASM336829v1, whole genome shotgun sequence DNA:
- the LOC113047075 gene encoding uncharacterized protein LOC113047075 isoform X3, with protein sequence MNMRVFYKSLLSLLGFFSVQMKAETEVNVASWGTAVQSKTFNNFGAQNAVDGSNDVCSGTKKINNPWWKLDLKKTYTVNRVTITNRICQRGNCENWINGAVIRIGNDSSVFGNPVCATVSSIPAGATNSFSCPGMKGRYVTVNIPGNSKVLTFCEVGVYVNFTDGTLPSPTLPEDVPKASPGYIPTAFLEDVPTASREEVPTAFSEDVSTDLPEDGSTDLPEDGSTDLPEDGSTDLPEDGSTDLPEDGSTDLPEDVPTDLPENVSTDLLPDEGGPDSQEDSCEDETEA encoded by the exons ATGAACATGAGAGTTTTCTACAAGAGTCTGTTGTCTTTACTGG GCTTTTTCTCCGTTCAGATGAAAGCAGAAACAGAAG TGAACGTTGCAAGTTGGGGAACAGCCGTTCAGTCGAAAACATTTAACAACTTTGGTGCCCAAAACGCTGTGGATGGGTCAAACGACGTCTGTTctggtacaaaaaaaataaataacccctGGTGGAAGCTGGATCTGAAGAAGACGTACACTGTGAACAGAGTGACCATCACTAACAGAATCTGTCAAAGAGGGAACTGTGAAAACTGGATAAACGGGGCAGTGATTCGGATTGGAAACGATTCTTCAGTTTTTGGCAACCCAGT ATGTGCTACAGTTTCCTCTATTCCAGCAGGAGCAACCAACAGCTTCTCGTGTCCTGGGATGAAGGGACGCTATGTGACTGTGAATATTCCTGGGAATTCAAAGGTTCTTACTTTCTGTGAAGTGGGAGTCTATGTGAATTTTACAG ATGGAACCTTGCCCTCACCCACTCTTCCGGAGGACGTTCCCAAAGCTTCCCCAGGGTATATACCCACAGCTTTTCTTGAGGACGTTCCCACAGCTTCCCGAGAGGAAGTTCCAACAGCTTTTTCTGAGGACGTTTCCACAGATCTTCCCGAGGACGGTTCCACAGATCTTCCCGAGGACGGTTCCACAGATCTTCCCGAGGACGGTTCTACAGATCTTCCCGAGGACGGTTCAACAGATCTTCCCGAGGACGGTTCCACAGATCTTCCCGAGGACGTTCCCACAGATCTTCCCGAAAACGTTTCCACAGATCTTCTCCCAGATGAAGGAG
- the LOC113047075 gene encoding uncharacterized protein LOC113047075 isoform X1 yields MTRYYDGSGTTFVQSSSKKSRKNLESPEMNMRVFYKSLLSLLGFFSVQMKAETEVNVASWGTAVQSKTFNNFGAQNAVDGSNDVCSGTKKINNPWWKLDLKKTYTVNRVTITNRICQRGNCENWINGAVIRIGNDSSVFGNPVCATVSSIPAGATNSFSCPGMKGRYVTVNIPGNSKVLTFCEVGVYVNFTDGTLPSPTLPEDVPKASPGYIPTAFLEDVPTASREEVPTAFSEDVSTDLPEDGSTDLPEDGSTDLPEDGSTDLPEDGSTDLPEDGSTDLPEDVPTDLPENVSTDLLPDEGGPDSQEDSCEDETEA; encoded by the exons atgactcgttattacgacggatctg GAACAACATTTGTTCAAAGCTCCTCAAAGAAAAGCAGAAAGAATCTTGAATCGCCTGAAATGAACATGAGAGTTTTCTACAAGAGTCTGTTGTCTTTACTGG GCTTTTTCTCCGTTCAGATGAAAGCAGAAACAGAAG TGAACGTTGCAAGTTGGGGAACAGCCGTTCAGTCGAAAACATTTAACAACTTTGGTGCCCAAAACGCTGTGGATGGGTCAAACGACGTCTGTTctggtacaaaaaaaataaataacccctGGTGGAAGCTGGATCTGAAGAAGACGTACACTGTGAACAGAGTGACCATCACTAACAGAATCTGTCAAAGAGGGAACTGTGAAAACTGGATAAACGGGGCAGTGATTCGGATTGGAAACGATTCTTCAGTTTTTGGCAACCCAGT ATGTGCTACAGTTTCCTCTATTCCAGCAGGAGCAACCAACAGCTTCTCGTGTCCTGGGATGAAGGGACGCTATGTGACTGTGAATATTCCTGGGAATTCAAAGGTTCTTACTTTCTGTGAAGTGGGAGTCTATGTGAATTTTACAG ATGGAACCTTGCCCTCACCCACTCTTCCGGAGGACGTTCCCAAAGCTTCCCCAGGGTATATACCCACAGCTTTTCTTGAGGACGTTCCCACAGCTTCCCGAGAGGAAGTTCCAACAGCTTTTTCTGAGGACGTTTCCACAGATCTTCCCGAGGACGGTTCCACAGATCTTCCCGAGGACGGTTCCACAGATCTTCCCGAGGACGGTTCTACAGATCTTCCCGAGGACGGTTCAACAGATCTTCCCGAGGACGGTTCCACAGATCTTCCCGAGGACGTTCCCACAGATCTTCCCGAAAACGTTTCCACAGATCTTCTCCCAGATGAAGGAG
- the LOC113047075 gene encoding uncharacterized protein LOC113047075 isoform X2 — MTRYYDGSGTTFVQSSSKKSRKNLESPEMNMRVFYKSLLSLLGFFSVQMKAETEVNVASWGTAVQSKTFNNFGAQNAVDGSNDVCSGTKKINNPWWKLDLKKTYTVNRVTITNRICQRGNCENWINGAVIRIGNDSSVFGNPVCATVSSIPAGATNSFSCPGMKGRYVTVNIPGNSKVLTFCEVGVYVNFTDGTLPSPTLPEDVPKASPGYIPTAFLEDVPTASREEVPTAFSEDVSTDLPEDGSTDLPEDGSTDLPEDGSTDLPEDGSTDLPEDGSTDLPEDVPTDLPENVSTDLLPDEGDFA, encoded by the exons atgactcgttattacgacggatctg GAACAACATTTGTTCAAAGCTCCTCAAAGAAAAGCAGAAAGAATCTTGAATCGCCTGAAATGAACATGAGAGTTTTCTACAAGAGTCTGTTGTCTTTACTGG GCTTTTTCTCCGTTCAGATGAAAGCAGAAACAGAAG TGAACGTTGCAAGTTGGGGAACAGCCGTTCAGTCGAAAACATTTAACAACTTTGGTGCCCAAAACGCTGTGGATGGGTCAAACGACGTCTGTTctggtacaaaaaaaataaataacccctGGTGGAAGCTGGATCTGAAGAAGACGTACACTGTGAACAGAGTGACCATCACTAACAGAATCTGTCAAAGAGGGAACTGTGAAAACTGGATAAACGGGGCAGTGATTCGGATTGGAAACGATTCTTCAGTTTTTGGCAACCCAGT ATGTGCTACAGTTTCCTCTATTCCAGCAGGAGCAACCAACAGCTTCTCGTGTCCTGGGATGAAGGGACGCTATGTGACTGTGAATATTCCTGGGAATTCAAAGGTTCTTACTTTCTGTGAAGTGGGAGTCTATGTGAATTTTACAG ATGGAACCTTGCCCTCACCCACTCTTCCGGAGGACGTTCCCAAAGCTTCCCCAGGGTATATACCCACAGCTTTTCTTGAGGACGTTCCCACAGCTTCCCGAGAGGAAGTTCCAACAGCTTTTTCTGAGGACGTTTCCACAGATCTTCCCGAGGACGGTTCCACAGATCTTCCCGAGGACGGTTCCACAGATCTTCCCGAGGACGGTTCTACAGATCTTCCCGAGGACGGTTCAACAGATCTTCCCGAGGACGGTTCCACAGATCTTCCCGAGGACGTTCCCACAGATCTTCCCGAAAACGTTTCCACAGATCTTCTCCCAGATGAAGGAG